From Cyclopterus lumpus isolate fCycLum1 chromosome 4, fCycLum1.pri, whole genome shotgun sequence, a single genomic window includes:
- the LOC117729320 gene encoding proteoglycan 4-like, with protein MDSSSAPGEGALQGPEVPVCRDPEAPVCRGPKVPVCRGPGAPSAGTQSPSLQGPRSLSLQEPRSPICRDTKAPVCRGPGAPVYRDPKPQSARAPEPQSAGAPEPHLQGPKAPVCRGPGAPVCRGPEAPSAGTPKPQSAGAMEPQSTGTQSPSLQGPWSPSLQGPKAPVCRGPEAPSAGTPKPQSAGAMEPQSTGTQSPSLQGPWSPSLQGPKAPVCRGPGAPSYRDPKPQSSRALEPQSTGTQSPSLQGPWSPSLQGPKAPVCRGPEPQS; from the exons ATGGATTCA TCTTCAGCACCCGGCGAGGGAGCCCTGCAGGGGCCCGAAGTCCCAGTCTGCAGGGACCCCGAAGCCCCAGTCTGCAGGGGCCCCAAAGTCCCAGTCTGCAGGGGCCCCGGAGCCCCATCTGCAGGGACCCAAAGCCCCAGTCTGCAGGGGCCCCGGAGCCTCAGTCTGCAGGAGCCCCGGAGCCCCATCTGCAGGGACACCAAAGCCCCAGTATGCAGGGGCCCCGGAGCCCCAGTCTACAGGGACCCAAAGCCCCAGTCTGCAAGGGCCCCGGAGCCTCAGTCTGCAGGGGCCCCGGAGCCCCATCTGCAGGGACCCAAAGCCCCAGTCTGCAGGGGCCCCGGAGCCCCAGTCTGCAGGGGCCCCGAAGCCCCATCTGCAGGGACCCCAAAACCCCAGTCTGCAGGGGCCATGGAGCCCCAGTCTACAGGGACCCAAAGCCCCAGTCTGCAAGGGCCCTGGAGCCCCAGTCTGCAGGGACCCAAAGCCCCAGTCTGCAGGGGCCCCGAAGCCCCATCTGCAGGGACCCCAAAACCCCAGTCTGCAGGGGCCATGGAGCCCCAGTCTACAGGGACCCAAAGCCCCAGTCTGCAAGGGCCCTGGAGCCCCAGTCTGCAGGGACCCAAAGCCCCAGTCTGCAGGGGCCCCGGAGCCCCAAGCTACAGGGACCCAAAGCCCCAGTCTTCAAGGGCCCTGGAGCCCCAGTCTACAGGGACCCAAAGCCCCAGTCTGCAAGGGCCCTGGAGCCCCAGTCTGCAAGGACCCAAAGCCCCAGTCTGCAGGGGCCCGGAGCCCCAGTCATAA